AGACTCCCACTTGTTATCTCtccgaaaaaggaagaagaaccgCACCATCTTGATGTTAATGAAGTCGCTGGTTTTCAAGATCCTGGCTTAGGTGCTTCGGCCTTTCTTTTGTATAAAGCTCTTATTCTTGATACTAAAGTCCACTAATCAATGGATGCAATATTGTTGGCCCTTCCAGAGTTGTTGATTTCGTGAGTGGCATATATACAagttaaattcaaatatatatatatatatatatatatatgccccCTGTAAGAAAACTTTCAATAAAATAAGAACTCCAATCAATCACCGTTTGAATGATTTGTCAGGTATTccacattttaacaaaaatgatataaattttaaactttagtCCCTACCCCTAAAAGGCATAGAAGGGGCAAAAGCAAAACGTTAAATGCGATAATATAATCAATGTTTAACATGTAATGGCTAAGGCACACACTAGCTTAGGGTAGGACCCTCCCTGTCTCGCATAATTTATAATTCTTATCCGTCACAACAgggtacataattttttttttaatcttctatACATTGCTTTGAAAGTTATAGTAGGCTATTGTAGTTTCATATTCATTTTACCAGTCAAATGCTTAtccatataaattattaatttcataattaactTGAGTATATTAACCAGTGTTATAGTTCTGAAGGAGCCGAAGAAGAGCTCTAAAAAAAGGAACCTAAAAGGaacatatgataaatgatattacttgattcattttttatattaattattaatcgtGATACGATCTCCTGGATCTAGGTATAAAGCAAAAATACGTGTACTGTTATGCACCACTAGTCGCATGAAATGAAATGTTGTAATTAGTGTATTTCGTCCGTACGTTCTAAACTTTTAAACCTTtcacaaaaatttcaaattgattgatgtttttattttttaaaggaaatatttaaatatttatttcaattttgttaaataatgttatcttataagatttaataatacatttattgaaattatgagaaaaataaaaatattttagtaaaaataattcctaatgaatattaattttcttaaaatacttACTTTCTTAATTGATATGTATTTCTTAATTGATATGCATGAAAAAACCTTAAATATCAAATATCAGTCATGTTTTGAGACTGAGGAAGTATTACTCAATTTTTGGTATCTATTGTGCATGAGAAGGTCAAGGGCCCAAATTAAATTTCACGGGAAAATATGGAAAATTGTGAATGTTGATTATTTGCGAAGTGGATGTGACTTGTGAGAGGAAGGAATACAAAGATAGGGAggaaaggcaaaataataataataaacgtaataagtttttttttgtgtgtgaaaaataaatgtaacaagtgatacaataaaaaaaaaactagaataaaagtgaattatatattgataattaCCTGAAAAATATAACAGCCGTTGCATTCGCTAATAAAGGAATAGAAACAAAAACTTTTCTTTATCCGTATGAAATccaaatcaattaaattgaAGTTGAAGGACATGTTGTTTCCATTCATTTACAtatgtaaatgataaaataataattaagtggGTAAAAAGCTAGATGAAATAAGTACACGAATGTTCAGCATGCCATATATAGTTATGTTAAATTTGGctgttaatcattttttttattgaaaaagaaattaggTCTGTTCCAAAAAAAAGGACAAACCCAACTTgctgaaaattaataaaatggcaaacaaaattttatatcaaatatttttttatttatatattattacatagaggtatttttataagtttatatAATCAATATCAATTGTTCTTCTTCATCACGCTTGTACTTTATAAATTTCCTGTATGCATAAGATGTATTAAACtagttaacaaattttatttgatacatCTTATTTTGCCCTTGGACGACAAGAAATTAACAATAGAGAAAATTAATGATAGTTACAACTACAATAACAGACGTGCTTCGATTTCTTTCATGGtggaaaagaaaattgattttttttataaaatattgaaaggataattggttttttttattcataaggaTAATTGAAATTTGGAACCAAAGTAAGCaccatttatttattctttgtgCAGTGTGTCCGGTACAGCATAAACACCAAATGCACTTTCTCAAGAATCCTAAACAGAACTGATGAACTGAAATGAATGATGTATAACTTTACTTTTTTAGCATTAAAAAAGTATTCAATTGTTcgatcaaatatatataaaacgaTAAACTGAGGAGATTTATTTGAgagaacaaaataatataaggtCAGGGCTAGATGGCTCATGTGCCATCAATATCATactccttcatctttctccaaatCATTGGACACCACGTGTCCTACATATATCTACTTGAGGCATTTCTTTTCTCGagtctttaattattattttttgtcatgaCATCagcctaaaatatttattaattttaataatgattaattttttactcacgaaatttaaacttaaaattttaataaaaaaattaaatctagtaTTATTCAAACTAATTACTTAATCTTGAGTCTTTAGTTTACTGGATCACATTTGTCCCCCTCTCAAACTAGTAAGGTGACTAGGTGGGTGTGGATGTGTTTGGTTTTTAGAATTAGATTCAAATATTAATCAAcgtgattttttataatttttacatgtCATATTTTACggtaagaaattaattttaatttaaattaattttagaaaaacataaattatatcatATTCCATTACTAATTTGCttttataacaaaaacatataaacataaattacataACTTTAAACTTAatcttaattaaaatcaaatttgaaaaattatataccTAGTTATgtaactttaattttataataacaaaagaAGATACCAAAGTgaacaatatataaattatgatcatttttttttacaaaatataaattatgatgTTAATATCACgtaaaatggaaagaaaaacaatctTATATAAGGTGTAATAAAAAGTCTTTCATAAATAGTATAAGTCATGCTAGTGTAAAttagattttataataaataaatatttatttatatataattaaatttccataataaataaatatttttaaatatataaactatattttagatttataataaatatataatttaaattgtaacaCAAGATCACTACAAGAAAATGGCAGATTTGAGAGGGATAAGTTTGCGAAGGACTAACAAGGAATTGGTCTCTTGTTTAAAATCAAGTAGCTAATTAATTAGCGATGAAAATGATCTCTTGCAAATTTTGTCATTGTCCCTCGCAAATTCCCTATCTAATTACATGGTCCTACATGGACCGTTCCTTGGCTAATTAGCAACTGCATTCTCTCTAATTACATTATTCCTTCACAAATCCCTAGCAAACCACCCTCTTTGCTATTCCCATGTCATTCCTTCCATTAGTTGCCAAatattcctcacaaatcccacGCTATTCCCCGCAAATTCTctgttaattataaaaaatatataatttatttttaaaaattatataattacaaaacacaaatacctgtatattcaaaatttaagacATAAATATCCTATATCAAATAACATATCAAACAAAAGAATGTAACaagaattgaatttaaataaatttaaacattgagataaataaataaaaaattactctctTGTTGTGTCTTGCAAAAAGATAAGTAAGaagcatatataatttaatcaaagaAAAGTGAAATAGCATCATCATCATTTATGTTCTCCAATCTTCTGAAGTTGTTTGAAGGATGGTGTCAATGTCTCTAATGCATGGAACCCGCAATTGTGAACAAAGAAGAATAAGGATTCAACTGTGAACAGAAGAGAACAAGGATTTGTTGTACACACCCTTCTAACTAAAGGAAACTGTTAAGCAAAAATATTGACCTTGTGTAGTCTTATAAGTTTAAGACCCaaatttccaaagaaaaatggtAATTACAATGAGGATAACTACATAGTATTTtctattctaatttttaaatttaatatcattacATACTCAAGATTGGAATTTAAAACTACTAATTAAGTTAGAATAATTTCATATCATATGATTGCTATACGTACATAGTTAATGATATATATGAATTACTtctttataactatttttataatagttGTTAAACAGACTTGTAAATGGTAGCTTATTAACAAGACTCTATTGTGAACTTCATAGCcacaagttattttaatttttttacagaagaaaaataaacaagctCTTACTTATATGTAAATTACTATATTAATcgtttaattgttttattttatttcattttgaagaTTACCATCTCACATTAATTCTCACACAAGAGTCGTAGCTTGTTAAGTATTATAGGTAAATCATTAAAATGCATGAATTTTCATGtggataaattgttttttttttctcttgtgaATCAACCAACAATCATTCCATGTGAAGTTGTTCTAACTCAATTAATGGTTTGGAATTTGGGTCTTGATATACAGTTTTACCTATTATCTATAtacagtataaaaaaaaaaacaaaaaacaatggcAAAGTATAATCTTGTGAATCAAACGGGATGTTGTTGGAAAAGTTGGAACAGTAAATGTATGGGTGTCCCTGGTAGTTTCTCACACGTTACTGAGAAAGAAACAGGAGAAAGAAAAGACAGAGAAGATGGAATCAATGGAATGAAACCTTATCCAGAATGTAACGCGGCATTTTCTGTTTGAgcaataatacataaaaataaaaaataaaaaactgttttttttttaaacattccACCGACGTTTCtaatctatttttataaatcttataatatttatatttttttcctccttttctttttctcttgaagTATCTTATAGCATAATGGTGTCCATAAAacacttttatttctctttattaattatcattatcgATATTATTTTCACGGGACACACGATATTAACAACAAGAATATATCAGTTCgtaacttctctctctttctttcctgttcttatccaaaaaataataatgaaaacgaGATATATTAATACAACACCGATTTTCGTTTTCCTAACGAGAATAAAGAAAAGGCGAGTATAGCACCAAACCCTTTATAAAAGCACATCAAAGGAAccatgaacaacaacaacaacgtaggagaaaaagaaaagaaagccaTCGACGAAGCAACTACAAACAACCTAGCACACAGAGATATATAGCGGAAGCAACCAACAGAAGAAATTTCCACAGTTCCACACGTACAACAACAACGTTATAGAATCACCACTTGCATGCTTACAATAATGGCCAGCAGAAAAAACCACTTCACTTCACGAAGCCACCGTTTTCTCCCTGTGGCCTCAGATATACACGACTCTGTATCCTTAACCATGGATTTGGAATCCGCGTTCGAGTTCGACGAGTCGGAGATTTACAACTCGGCCCGAGCCAACAACTCGTTCGAGTTCCGCAGATCGCTTCACGGCCGCGGCTCTAATTCCTCGGCCAAGAAAAAACCCTCTTCCTCCTCCGGTGATCCGGCTTCGGTGCCGGTCAACATCCCCGACTGGTCCAAGATCCTCGGGGACGAGTACCGGAGGAAGAACAACTTCCACAGCGACAACGACGACGACAACGAGAGTTACAATGATGAGAGGAGTGGGAGGGTGCCACCGCACGAGTTTCTTGCGAGGAATAGGGTAGCTTCGTTCTCCGTGCATGAGGGTGTTGGGAGAACCCTAAAGGGAAGGGATCTCAGCACGCTCCGAAACGCCATTTGGGCCAAAACCGGTTTCCaagactaaaaaagaaaaaaccataGCCCTCTCACTCACCGAAccgaatcttcttctttttttttttggttttaaaccctTTTTGGTTCTACTTCTGTTACTGTAATTGGTATGTATTTTTAGCCGAGAtttgtttttgtgaattttggaggtaaatataatttataagaggTTTCGGTTATTAATTTCGAAGCCTGAGGTTTGTAATTTTGTACTGTATACGTACGTAGTACCCTCaaggaatattattatatatatattttttgaatgttGATCGATGGTGTTTGTTTGGAGAGTGAGACGATATGACTGCAGCATGTGCTGTGATAGATCGCTTGAGTTTTTGTTTCTGGGTAAATTAAGTAATGGTTGTATTTCATGGACGGTGTGGGATGATCGAGTGGAAGTTAGGGGAGGGGATGGTGTATGAAAGGAACAGAAAATGAAAGTAGGTCCAGCTTGGTTGGGGTGATTGATGGTGGGGTTCGGGTCTTTAGGTTTGGGACCAATGGCCTAATTAGGCTCTATCATTCTACACCACAAACTTCATGAACTAGTGGGCACTAGTCATCAAATATCCATTCATCGCtggctttttagtttttttctttttacattgaaataaataaataaaatgggaATAAGATGTGGTGAaagaaaacatttaaaattgattgagcATGAAACTATAAACAACACTTCTCACAAGTAATATTattactctcttttttcttataaCCCCGTGGTAACTCTAAATTTAGATACAATTCCAGTGATCTTCCATTTACGTGCTGACTTCACTCAACACTTCAGTTGATGCAACACCTTAGGTTGAGGTAGCCCATTATGCAAAGTTGGCCTTAAGACAACCACCATATATAATTTCATGCAACAATCATggcaattcaaattttgaatcgaGGCACTTTATTTACCCTTACTTTCAAGGTTGAAATGTCAATTTTTCCTGTAAAATTGCCTTAAATAGGgtcgacttttttttttttttttttactattgttGCCTTCTATCTTCATGAATTTTCATCTTATTCTTCTGTATCTCCAACAACCCACAACCACTGTGGTTTTGAAGTTTTTTCTGATATTCTTCCTTAGTTTGTATTGCCTTTTTCACTTCCAAGTACCTTCTTCTCCCTCTTATTCTTGTTCACCAATTCTACACCATGTTAACCTTAAGGAGGTGGAGGAAGGCAATAATGGAATCTTTGTGGAGGTTCTCACAAAGCATCGACTATTGAGGTTGAGGTTGACCATATATAACGAGTCTTCTTAAGAGAACCTTAAATCAACCCCCATTCTTAACTATTGAAAAAGTTGGAACAAATTCGTTTGCGGAGGGAATATCCTTTCCGAAATGTGTGAAATGGGGTTTAGTTTGCAATTGAAATATTTGTTGAATTTAAGTTATAATTAgaataactatattttttatttatatttacaagtAATTTAAAGACTTCCTCTAAAAAAAGTACTTTAAAAACTATAACTGTGACTGTGAATGATGGTGTAATTTTTACATGAAGAATGAACTATATAATAGGAATTCTGGTCTcactaattaatttagtttaacaTATAACGGTGAAGATGCTATTTATAACCAAATCAAAGTTAATTTAGCATAACTTATGGGGTTTATTTTTTCGAATAAACTAAAGAAGTTGTGAGAAATCCTTTTCTATTTGTTGTGAGATAAGAGATTGAGATAATACGTACTGGgcaattttttttctgtttcctgtataaataaatatatttttaaaaacattaaaaaaaattaaaaataaggtgaatcttttgtaaattaaaattggaaataaaaaataaaaataggaaatgaaaataaaagtaagcaTGTCCTTATTTCTTGAATGTGGAAAGAATTGAttcagaaaattaaaattaaaaactatattttttttggaaattaaatttggaaagtcaaattatttttacaggatttcagattttaattttcaaaacaatgaaaccaaatgcatataaaaaaatattattggaataacaatttaaaaaaa
Above is a window of Glycine soja cultivar W05 chromosome 12, ASM419377v2, whole genome shotgun sequence DNA encoding:
- the LOC114378566 gene encoding uncharacterized protein LOC114378566, which translates into the protein MLTIMASRKNHFTSRSHRFLPVASDIHDSVSLTMDLESAFEFDESEIYNSARANNSFEFRRSLHGRGSNSSAKKKPSSSSGDPASVPVNIPDWSKILGDEYRRKNNFHSDNDDDNESYNDERSGRVPPHEFLARNRVASFSVHEGVGRTLKGRDLSTLRNAIWAKTGFQD